Proteins encoded within one genomic window of Candidatus Poribacteria bacterium:
- a CDS encoding ATP-binding protein, whose amino-acid sequence MNVELPELLKKALQRGEGEKVEFRRTFGGEVIRTLCAFANTKGGEVWLGIANDGTVIGTPTGSDGLNDGAQGFRRCWTNAPRQGFPSQSLRMLRAPSG is encoded by the coding sequence GTGAACGTGGAACTGCCGGAACTGCTTAAAAAAGCCCTCCAGCGGGGCGAGGGTGAAAAAGTGGAGTTCCGACGCACCTTCGGCGGAGAGGTCATTCGCACTCTTTGCGCCTTTGCCAACACGAAAGGAGGGGAGGTCTGGCTCGGCATCGCCAACGATGGAACAGTAATCGGGACTCCAACCGGGTCGGATGGATTGAACGATGGGGCACAGGGATTCAGAAGATGCTGGACGAATGCGCCAAGGCAGGGCTTCCCGAGCCAGAGTTTGAGGATGCTCAGGGCGCCTTCTGGCTGA